In Symmachiella dynata, the following are encoded in one genomic region:
- the murG gene encoding undecaprenyldiphospho-muramoylpentapeptide beta-N-acetylglucosaminyltransferase: MSDPSPNASPIFCFAGGGTGGHLIPGLNVARELQQRYPQAVMQFLGSGRPQEEGLVASAGFQHYALSSESLATARRRPWQFLWRNWRAVRQARALFQDQKPTAVIGLGGFASVPPVVAARRMGIPTVLLEQNIIPGRATRWLCRRAGAVCVSYAASAEHLPAGVKVEQTGNPVHPDIAALVASSHTDQRRILLILGGSQGASAVNRAVTMAADILQDQLTGWTIMHQTGINDWREVEHEYQRLGLEHTTSPFFSDMPQRYADAGLAVSRAGATTLAELACAGCPTIAIPYPYAADDHQRLNAREFVTAGAAKIVEQQSTLDQTAELLAKQISRLLADDARRLEMRHAMHSLARPLAARDVADIICRTVDDSLKR; the protein is encoded by the coding sequence GTGTCCGACCCATCACCGAACGCTTCCCCGATTTTCTGTTTTGCCGGTGGCGGTACGGGAGGACATTTGATACCCGGTTTGAACGTGGCCCGTGAATTGCAGCAACGCTATCCCCAAGCGGTCATGCAGTTTCTGGGGTCGGGGCGTCCCCAAGAAGAGGGATTGGTCGCCTCTGCTGGATTTCAGCACTATGCGCTGTCGTCGGAATCGCTGGCTACCGCACGGCGGCGGCCTTGGCAATTTCTTTGGCGAAATTGGCGGGCGGTACGGCAGGCGCGGGCGCTGTTTCAGGATCAAAAACCAACGGCGGTGATCGGACTGGGCGGCTTTGCCAGTGTCCCCCCGGTCGTAGCAGCGCGGCGGATGGGCATTCCCACTGTGCTCTTAGAGCAAAACATCATTCCCGGCCGCGCCACCCGCTGGTTGTGCCGCCGCGCCGGAGCCGTTTGCGTTTCCTATGCCGCTAGTGCGGAGCATCTTCCGGCCGGGGTGAAAGTGGAACAGACCGGCAATCCGGTGCACCCCGACATCGCCGCTTTAGTCGCTTCAAGCCATACCGACCAGCGCCGGATATTGTTGATTCTCGGAGGTAGCCAAGGAGCCTCGGCGGTCAATCGCGCGGTGACGATGGCTGCGGATATCTTGCAAGATCAATTGACCGGTTGGACGATCATGCACCAAACCGGCATCAACGATTGGCGGGAAGTGGAGCATGAATACCAACGGCTCGGGCTTGAACATACGACGTCGCCGTTTTTCTCCGATATGCCGCAACGGTATGCGGATGCTGGTTTGGCCGTCTCACGTGCCGGGGCGACCACGTTAGCGGAATTGGCCTGCGCAGGGTGTCCCACAATCGCCATCCCCTACCCGTATGCCGCCGATGACCACCAACGACTCAACGCTCGTGAATTTGTGACCGCGGGAGCGGCGAAGATCGTCGAGCAACAATCTACCCTGGATCAAACCGCTGAACTGTTGGCGAAACAGATATCACGACTGTTGGCCGATGATGCCCGGCGGTTGGAGATGCGCCATGCGATGCACTCCCTC